Proteins from a single region of Rhipicephalus sanguineus isolate Rsan-2018 chromosome 5, BIME_Rsan_1.4, whole genome shotgun sequence:
- the LOC119393677 gene encoding glucose-6-phosphatase 2 — protein sequence MILMDTLHDNGMFAIQSLQTRFQHQHGLFFAVSNFGDPRYAFLIFAPLIYCLDWTVGRRLMWVTIIAEWSNQVLKWMLHGERPYWWVHETEMYNRTGTGTPAIRQYSLTCETGPGSPSGHAMVSAAIWYIILDFALRRTGIAQQMGKAWASSFHWCTYAALLCIVSLSRVYIAAHFPHQCLMGMIIGCFLAKFMCKIDTDHVTRCQYVLISVGLCASALSTYGVLRLMGVDPLWSVDRAVKWCVKQEYIHVDTTPFFSMMRYCAFPLGMGLVMTSGFYQRVVKATHFTWSMRVLAAILAVGAGKASEWVSLPKTNVPVFYASAFLFNALLAATMFGFVPYVVASLAGSPRKHSGKAKSS from the exons ATGATCTTGATGGATACCCTCCACGATAATGGCATGTTCGCCATCCAGTCTCTTCAGACCAG GTTCCAGCACCAGCATGGTCTGTTCTTCGCCGTCTCCAACTTCGGAGATCCCCGGTACGCGTTCCTCATCTTTGCACCGCTCATCTACTGTCTAGATTGGACGGTGGGACGCCGGCTGATGTGGGTCACCATCATCGCCGAGTGGTCCAACCAGGTGCTTAAATG GATGTTGCACGGCGAGCGTCCTTACTGGTGGGTGCACGAAACGGAAATGTACAACCGCACTGGCACCGGTACACCCGCCATCCGCCAGTACTCGTTAACGTGCGAGACCGGACCAGGATCGCCCTCCGGCCACGCCATGGTGTCGGCGGCCATCTGGTACATCATCCTGGACTTTGCGCTGCGTCGCACAGGCATCGCCCAGCAGATGGGCAAGGCGTGGGCTTCGTCCTTCCACTGGTGCACCTACGCGGCGCTCCTGTGCATCGTCAGCCTGTCGCGGGTCTACATCGCGGCCCACTTTCCCCACCAGTGCCTGATGGGCATGATCATCG GCTGCTTCCTGGCCAAGTTCATGTGCAAGATCGACACCGACCACGTGACTCGCTGCCAGTACGTCCTGATCAGCGTGGGCCTGTGCGCCAGCGCGTTGTCTACGTACGGCGTTCTTCGTCTCATGGGCGTCGACCCTCTGTGGTCCGTTGACCGGGCTGTCAAATGGTGCGTCAAGCAGGAGTACATCCACGTCGACACGACTCCATTCTTCAGCATGATGCGCTACTGCGCCTTCCCCCTCGGCATGGGTCTCGTCATGACTTCCGGCTTCTACCAGCGCGTCGTCAAGGCGACCCACTTCACCTGGTCCATGAGAGTGCTGGCAGCCATCTTGGCCGTGGGCGCCGGCAAGGCTTCCGAGTGGGTCTCGCTGCCCAAGACCAACGTGCCCGTCTTCTACGCCTCGGCGTTCCTCTTCAACGCGCTTCTGGCGGCCACCATGTTCGGCTTTGTGCCCTACGTTGTGGCCTCTTTAGCGGGAAGCCCTCGTAAGCATTCGGGAAAGGCGAAGTCATCGTAG